ATCTGCTGTGTCCCTTAACATAATAGGTAGGTGCTGAAAATGTGTTAGCTCCTACTGAATTCAGAAAAACGTTTTTATACTAGCAATTTTGAAGTGTAATGATGGAAAAATTCCAATTCTATTTGGATAAATTCTGCATTAGCAATATGCTCCAAGCCCTTGGAAGATTATcttcaaaggaaacagaaaactgagGTCTTAAAAGATATGGTGGGTCTCCCCATAAATGAGGAAAAAACACacctagaaaatagaaaaaataattttaaagactgGCCTTTGGAAACATTTTTTCCCTCCCTTACTGCCCTTTATAGAATCACTAACACACTAACATCTATTGAAATAGTTCATGGGAACTACAGAGTATAAGTTTAAATCACTAATGAAACAGATGTGAATGTGAATGGCCATGTCCTCACCAAGCATGTCAGGGAAATCCCATGCTCTGATTCCTCTTCTTTAGGACTGTCAATGGCGGGATACCAGCTCTGGTCACCATGGACCCCACTGGACGAGAGTTTCCAATGGCTGCGGCACACAACACCCACACCCTCTTCCAAGCACCCTTTTAGGGCCTCTCCCTGCTTCCCACATACTCCTTCTGACCTTGAAGTGCAGCTGTGCTTTCAAGAGGTCACTCTAGTCCTAGACAGCCCATTCCTGGAAACTGGGGTGAGTCCCAAATTACCCTGCCACACGTCAGAGCTCCGGGCTATGAACAACAAGAAAGGGCTGTTAAGGAAGCCCCAGCCTGTCCGTCTCAATGGGGTGGATTCTGTGTTTGGGAGGGTTATCACAGCCCAGCCACCAAAGTGGACTGGGACCTTCAGAGTGTCAGACAAGTCAGCCTTTTGCAAAATCATCAGCCGGGAACACCAGTGGCCCACTGGACTTAAGGAGCCTCAAATTCAGATGACAGTGACCATGTGCAAACAAATGCTGCGTTCTATCCTCTTGTTATATGCAACATACAAGAAGTGCACCTTTGCCTTGCAGCACTCCAAGTAAATGGTCTCCGTCTGATTCCTAATTCCTCATGCCATGTCCTTTGGTATATAACTGAAGCTTACAGAAAAATGTTCATGTGACCGAAACTGTGACATCACCCCAACCATCTTGCTTTTCTGTCAAGCCATGACAATTCAGAAGCCCCTTTCCTACCTTCCCCTCCAAAACAGGGCCAGTGACACAGAGCAAGAAAGAACATCTCCATTGTAAAGTTGAACAACTATTTAAAAGAGTCAAACTAGTGTTGACATGTACATGTGATAAAGAACCATTAAACAAACTATATAAAACAATGAGCCTAGTGGGACTTTACTTAAATGCCTAAGACTATAACCGTTCTGGGGGGAGAGGTATGAGAGAAGGGGATATATGGATTTCTAGGAACCAGAGGAtgaatggatcaaaaatctacaTGCAAGTCAaggattaatttaaaaacaaacatatatcTTCTCTTcaccaaaactataaaaccctcaaaaccaaaaaaacaaacctacATAACCAGCTATACCCTAAAAACACTAGAAAGTACAAGGGTAGATATAATTTATTAACATATATTAAACAATATTCACAGCCTGGCAAAAAAGAACTTGGTAGTAGCACTGAAACTAGGCTTTCTGGCAGAAGACAGAGTTTCCCATTTTAGCTAAAGTATACTCCTAAATATTCGATTTCTAATAAACTATAAGTAATTTTGAGGTGTTCTTATAAACAGATTATAGGTATAACTCATAGAATAATGTGGAAATAAACCTTATATAATCACAACATGAGTTTGATAGtgcctttttttctctaataCTAACAtgatgacaaaaacaaaaaacaaacaaaacaccccaAATATTCCTCGTTGACTTCCTTTGGGCATGAACAAAACATTCAAGTCACTACTTCAAAAAGATCACAAAGATCTCATCTCAAATAAAGATGGTCCTAATAATAGAATATATGATTTTAATAGGTAAAACTGATGTGTTAACACCTGTCtccattatttccctgaataAACCCCAATTCAATGCCATCTAATCCTTGAACAGTGATAGGAGGAATGAGATAGCTGAGACAGAacacaaaagggaatttatttgtaaaactgGTACAagtttaaattctaaaataatttcaatagtTTCAAAACTAGCTCCCAAGGCTTAGAATCTTGTATCTCAGGTTCAGCCAAAAAAGTTTTCACTCTGCAGCACAGTGCTGCCATGCGCACCCTAACCAATAAGTAAAGTACAGTGGAATCCTGGGCCAGGGTCTTTGATGGCGTTAAATAATCCATGAAAACCATAATTAAGTTGATTTAATACAGACCTCTCTTTAAAGAGAAAACAGGATGCTTCCAGTTAGAAAGACAGATGGCAGATTTCAAAGCACAAACACAAAATGGCAAGAAGTTGGCAGAGTCATGGAGGTGAAGTCAGCAGTCTCTGAGGTCTAATCAGAGTTGTCATCACTCTCATCACTGTCTTGCTCCTTTTCTCCATCACTTACTGCATCTTCTTCACCACCCTAAAGACAAAGGTTCATTAAGCTCAATATTTTAGATCACTGCTCTGAGTTATTTCAACATAGGATATACAACCATACTAATTATCAACGATAGGTTTTAAACAATTTGTAAAATAAACCAGAGGCTCCCCCATTCTTGACCTCATGACTTCTAAGCCAAGACCATGGAGAGaggctatttatttttattctagtagcatatatataacctaaaatatctgacattagtatagctaccccagctctttcagttactatttgtatggtatatttttttccattcttcactttcaatctacttgtgtcttttcttgtaaacagcatatagttaggtcatgcttttttaatctattctgccaatctctgcccttTGACTGGAgcatttaatctatttacattcaGAGTAACTaccattttcttctgccattttgttatttggtcTTTGTTAAGTCTTATACCTTTATCTGTTCCTTAATTCtttcattaatgcctactttttttatttttcaattttattaagatatattcacataccacacaaaccatataaagtgtacaatcactgattcacagtatcatctcatAGTTTTGCATAATCTCCatcatcaaatttagaacattttcattactccagaacagaaaaaaagaataaaaaataaaacccaaatcctctcatctgctttttcccccattattgacccatgGTATTgaatttgttactattgatgaaagaatattaaaatattacaattaattatagtccatagtttgcaataactatgtttttttcccatatgcccctctattttttttatttttacatttgcagtggttcattaatgcctacttttatatttatttggttttttgtattgtacagtttgagttccttctcatttttttctatatattttttccattagggaagttgtaggtacatagaaaaatcatgcagaaagtatagagtactcatataccaccttattatcaacactttgcattagcgtggtacaattcatgaaagagcatttttataattgtactattatctaTAGCCTATCATTTAtaataggattcactgtgtttgttttttcttacatgggcaggcactgggaatcaaacccgggtctccagcatggcaggcaagaactcagcctgctgagccactgtggcctgccatgGTGTTGTTCTGATACTGACTTATGATGccattctacaactgaaccaaATTTGTATGATTTTTGAATAAGCCATTACCCTCCAGGTCTACTGCATatgtgtgacagaggaacacaGCAGGCATTCAATatagaatcaaatatttattaaatgtaaaatgctAGTGTATCGCAACAGGAATCCAGCATAAAATTCCATCTGGTCTGTAACTAAGTAGGGAGGTTTGCTTAGAAGAAAGTATCAAACTAACAGGATACTGTCTGACTTAAATTTCTATGGAACAAGGTAGAGGTATATTATACAAATAAAACAGAAGGTCCTGTAATAAAAGGATTTTTCTTACTGAATTATATTTCTGCATCAACCTCAAATTGCATTACGGAAAGGCTCCCACAGCAGGGAGCCTGAAATCTTGGCTTCTTAGTATCCATAAATTTTGCGAAATTGTAGCAAACTTTTAAAGtacacatatttttctttatctttctttaaattctcaAATCTATACCCGGAAAAGAATAAGGACccttattctattttattcctcATTGGTGGCAGTTTTTGGCTCTGTGCTTTGGTGaaagcatttctatttttatacatTCCATCAAGTTCAAATGGtttaattttttacttcttttttccccccaaaatggTTTCAGATATGAATTCAGGGAAAATAGGAGAATTTTCAACTATAATGTATACTATAACTTGAGATACTCAAAGAGTGATTAAAAGATTGAGTTAGCTACTTTTCTATGTCTCACAGAATTTACATAAGCACAGAAGCTTTTTTGGAGGGAATGGAGATGATTATAAACATAAGCTGAGAAAGTTCTGCATATTCTATCAACTCGGAATAATAAAATGTAACTGCCAAAGCTACACTCTGATGCCTTTTGCAAATATACCTCTTTTTCTTTGCTCTTGGAGACCTGGGATGATGTGTCATCCTCACTCTCATCTGCTGTGCTCTCCTGGGAATTCTGGGACATAATCTCTTCACCCTATATGTGGACCAAGGCAAAAGGTGGGTTATAATGGTCACATTTGGATcccaaagagaagaaaggaagaatagTACTTCCCATAGAAATGGGAGAGGCAAAGTGTAAAGAAAGGTTTAGTTTTCAGGGAGGACAAAGAAACATACTCTAATCATTCAAACTTGGCCTAACATGTATACAAACTTATGACCCAACTTCTAGAGAAGTGATACTCAATCCAAAGTCTCTAAGATGGCTATGGCACTGATTCAGTTCTCCAAAAGGGCCTTCTTTGTGTACTCATATCATAGACTTTATAAGGCCAGATTGTATTGGTGATTTTTGGGTTAATGTTGGATCTAGTTCTAAAATTTCCCAAATACCTTAGGGTATAAGAATACCAACACACCACCCACGCATGGCTATAGAGAGGCTACTTGGCTCTACCATTTACTTTCTGAATGATTTAGAAAAGTTACTTAATGTCTCTAAGCTTCAATTTTCTCACGGAAACAACAGTATATACTTCATAAGACTGATGTAAAGGAAGAAAGCTAATTCTCTATGCTGCTtttcttccatatatattttaagcaTGAATGAGAAGGGCTTGGACCCTCTTGGAAAAACATTATTAACTCCAAAGCAGTAGGAACAACATAAGATTTCAGCCTTATGTCAGTCAACTGAAAGACCTCAGAAACGTTCATTTGTTGAAATTAGCCAGAGAATAATTTCAAGAATAAGACAGACCAGTTTTCTATGTTTGTTTATACAGAAAAAACTGCTATTATAAATCTACCTTCAGCAGGGCTTGACAGCAACCCTCTGGCTATGAAGGGTGTTATGACTGATCTGGCGCCTCTATCTGTAAGGCCCTCTTTATTTCAATGGCATGCTTTGGCACCCTCGCTGCCTAGGATGAGGGATGCAGCCTATGGTAAGGACCTATAATCAGTGTGTCCCAACTTTAAGAGCTAAATGGCCAGAGATGTTATCTTAGCTCACCTAAGCAATCTCTTACACACATTCCATGCTCTTACAAAGAATGATAGGCATTATCACTGGTTCGGTCCAAGCTTACCTGTAAGTCCCGATTTTTGAGATTGCCCAGCCAGAAAGCCTCCCGGCAGTTGTTGAGGATAAGCATGGCTTTCACTCTGCAAACCAGCAGCTCCAGGGTCTTTTTGAGCAAAGGAACATGCTTGGTGAGTCTCATGTCCTGGTGAATCTGAGTGGAAACAAATGAATCAAGCTCATCTAGGTTTGTCATCATGCTTTTATATTTCCTATACAGAAATGTCTGAGTTCCTGACACCCTGAACATTAAGCCTTTACCCACAAAGATggctcttatttaaaaaatggaaaataagtattggcaaggattggagaaacaggaacactcgtACATTACtgataggaatataaaatggtgcagttgctatggaaaacagtttggtggttcctcaaaatgttaaaacataggattgttctgaattgatgcaaatattctgagaaatgatgaatatgcaaaaaataaaaataaaaaaataaaaaacaaaacattgaattgccatgtgacccagcaatttcataccaggtatagacccaaaagaactgaaagcagagactcaaaagtacttgtacaccaatgtccatagcagcattattcacaatagccaaaaggtggcaGCAactcaaatacccatcaacagatgaacgaataaacaaaatgtggcatatccatccATGCAAAGGAATACCAGTCAGTCATCAAAAGaaattaagttctgatacatgctacaacatgaatgaatcttaaaagcatcatgctaagtgaaataaataggcaaaagacaaaaggacaactatttaTGATTCAACTTacgtgaaatatctagaataagcataTTCACAGAaacaaagtagattagaggttacaagGGACTTGAGGTGTGGAGTATGGGATGTTATTGTTTAATGGATgcaaagtttctgttttgggtgataaagttttagtaatgaatgGTAGTAATGATAtcacaacattatgaatataaCTAATGTTACtgaatcataaatttaaaaaaacagctaaaatggcaaatttaggtgaaagaaatatatatccacaataatttctttaaaaagaggatAAGCCCTGCCAGTATGGGCCAGAGACATGTTCCATCAACCTGCAGTAGTCTGGCATAGTACTCCAAGGAGATGGTAGCTGTCCTTCaagctaaaaaaattttaaaaacctagaCATACTACCAATATCTTCCTCTAACTTCCTCTTCataagctcttttttttcttttgtatgttgtgtggtaggggtcacatttcacacttttccatgtgaattttccATTATCACGGCAccatttcattgaaaaaaaaattttttttggagtgcatgggccagtaaACACATCCTCTTCTTGACCGTGAATTTGCCGAAAATATTCTTGAATATGTTTATGCTGATATTAAACAACAGAGAGTAGCCTGTTTAGTTCAGAAAGTCTTtaaattccattgttcagtatttTCTAAACTTAGAACTAGGGAAAGAAGTGAGCAAGAGGAACTGGATAGAAGGATCATTTCATCTGCTCGTGACTGCAGAACCTATAGTTTTATGTTCCTTCAGACACGACAaagactttttctttctctcaagcTGCCAGTCTCACCCCTCATGTGCCCCTAACTGCTCCCTTGTCCTGACTACCTTGAAACCAATCTTGCAACTGTGGGACTGCAGAGAAAAACAACTCTACagtaaaaaaaggagaaaaaaaggataaCTTCAGATCCTAACTATTCTAAACATCAAACGTGCCTCTagcctccccttccctctctttttcccCTGGCTACCCAGGCACCTGAGAGGCCCTAAATGGGTAATATTCCTTGTTTCCCTGTGCCTCTCTCCCAGCCCTTACAGGTTCCATAATAAATTACTGCAAGGGAAAACATTCTAAATAAAGTAGCTAAATCCATCACCCCTCTCAGGGATCAACTCCCcttattcttttcttctaatccacTACCAGCCCTTAATAAATTGGTTGTCCTTTGTTTAAACAGTCGagctttcctctctcttccctgctGTAACAGTCCTCTGAATAAAGTCATCCTTGCCTCTTTAACATCTggggcagtttttttctttgacagacAAAAGTGACAATGGATTATTAATTGTAAAGTTTCAAGTGGGAAGCAGATCAAGATGACAGAATCAGAAGCTTCAGGGTTCTATGAACCAACAGAAGCTTTGAAAACCACcaaaaactgacagaaacatctttctcaaagctccaaaGACAGTTAATGGACTGCAATAACAGTACAAGTGCCAAACCAAGAAAAAGGCATCTTAATATCTGGTTCCACTGAGCTGGCCCACACTTCCCGTGCAGATCTCCGATCTTGGTTCTATAGGGAGGAATAACATTCACGCATACACTGGGGGCATGTATATCTGGCTCAGTCTTTCTGGTAGTGACCTGCGGgacttgccatcccagaacttgccctgcatgtagaaggcggatcacagagctctcctacagaatgctatgGGACAGGTCAAAAACCTAttaagatggtggcttaacaacgtgctcgttttagttcgtcctccagaacaactactaaataaccagaaacagtacagaacagctcctggggccacgtcagtgaccagacacacagcgtaccccagtctggaccagctgcaagcaccccccccccaaccaTGAGTTCCTAAAGCtcggcagccagcacccctcccccacaggccgcttcccagaggggaaaggaaaggactttaccagcagcagggactgggcacaatcaaatgccaattatggaactaattaacaaattctgactactaaaaataggcccccagcttaggtgaacctgatcaaagcggaggttgctcatttttgccctggcgccaagggggcaagactgacagaaaaaggggaaaaaaagaaggaaacagaggtttttgtggctgtgtatctacaaaggcttgactgcctctggatacggcagcaggacttttcaggctgcaactgccccaggcataggcagaagtgagctcttttgggggcttgtctgggccctgtgccctccccaggggaggggtgaagcccaactcaggtggaattcctccatcaaggaattcaaacaccagggcttggtaatttgaagccattaaaaccagcctacaacctctcctctgtctccaccactcccccagcagggagagtctgccaaagttaaaggtaccgcatcatcttatgctggtgggacctgcagtcagacaagcgccacacacagggcaggataagaaaaacagagtccagagatttcacaggaaagtctttcaacctgctgggtctcaccctcagggaaaaccgacgcaggtgactctttcctcctgataggaggccagtttggtctgggaaaatctggctggggtctataatatctaagtagaccctcttaagtgtgtgtgtgtgtgggggaaggcaccacacaagcagggtaagaaacaagaaaacaagaactgaaaaattctcctctgttaaacaaaacttaagctaaaggtccagataaagctgaacggaatgtcaaagaacagatagacaacaaattcatccagcaagaaaacccaagataaaagaagtgaaagcaatctccagaataaactaattaaggtaattaaatgcatatatgccagcaaaaaataacaaatcacactaggaaaattgaagatatggcccagtcaaaggaacaaaccaacaattcaaatgacatacaggagctgaaacaattaattcagaatgtacgaacagacatggaaaatctcatcaaaaaccaaatcaatgaattgagggaggatataaagaaggcaaggaaagaacaaagagaagaaactgaaagtctgaaaaaacaaatcacagaacttacgggaatgaaagacagtagaagagatgaaaaaaacaatggaaacctac
This region of Tamandua tetradactyla isolate mTamTet1 chromosome 9, mTamTet1.pri, whole genome shotgun sequence genomic DNA includes:
- the FANCD2OS gene encoding FANCD2 opposite strand protein, with amino-acid sequence MAGYQLWSPWTPLDESFQWLRHTTPTPSSKHPFRASPCFPHTPSDLEVQLCFQEVTLVLDSPFLETGVSPKLPCHTSELRAMNNKKGLLRKPQPVRLNGVDSVFGRVITAQPPKWTGTFRVSDKSAFCKIISREHQWPTGLKEPQIQMTVTMCKQMLRSILLLYATYKKCTFALQHSK